From Candidatus Eisenbacteria bacterium, a single genomic window includes:
- a CDS encoding ferritin-like domain-containing protein: protein MANNLRELMIEELKDIYDAEQRITKALPKMAKATDSQELKTAFQTHLRETEEQIKRLEEVFEQFGASPKRKECKAMVGLIEEGEDLMEADHSPDVLDAALITAAQKIEHYEIAAYGSLRTWAEMLGESEVVNLLQTTLDEEGEADKKLTEIAQSLNFEAMEGEEGMDEEMGEKVPVRAAKRNTRS from the coding sequence ATGGCCAACAACCTCAGGGAATTGATGATCGAAGAGCTCAAGGACATCTACGATGCGGAGCAGCGGATCACAAAGGCTTTGCCCAAGATGGCAAAGGCCACGGACTCGCAGGAGCTCAAGACCGCGTTCCAGACTCACCTGCGCGAGACCGAAGAGCAGATCAAGCGGCTGGAGGAGGTTTTCGAGCAGTTCGGCGCGTCCCCCAAGCGCAAGGAATGCAAGGCCATGGTGGGGCTGATCGAGGAGGGCGAAGACCTGATGGAGGCGGACCATTCTCCGGACGTCCTCGACGCGGCCCTGATCACCGCTGCACAGAAGATCGAGCACTACGAGATCGCCGCCTACGGCTCTCTGCGGACCTGGGCGGAGATGCTGGGCGAGAGCGAGGTCGTCAACCTGCTGCAGACCACGCTCGACGAGGAAGGCGAGGCCGACAAGAAGCTCACCGAGATCGCGCAGTCGCTGAACTTCGAGGCCATGGAAGGCGAAGAGGGAATGGACGAGGAGATGGGCGAGAAAGTTCCCGTTCGCGCCGCCAAGCGCAACACCCGGAGCTAG